The following are encoded together in the Fodinibius salinus genome:
- a CDS encoding aminotransferase class V-fold PLP-dependent enzyme has protein sequence MNSIDQLATKLAPHYSYFDVSNRLLFTGHSHQAWPNVALEGLTDSFMSAATEVDTKWESAAEQTEILRNYLRNYYDDPNGLYCLGQNTHQLLVSWLSSFDLNENPKVITTDGEFHSMFRQLHRLKEEGLQVASVDPYSDGMVNNIEQQIDDNVCAIMLSRVYFESGIVNQNISPIAELARKHNIPFLIDDYHGTNVVPLSIADQNLEDCYFLIGGYKYLQWGEGNCFLRFPKDCKLRPAITGWFAEFDALDEPRTNDLVSYDDGDQRFASGTYDPASQFRAAKVVQFFEDQGLTPDLLQQQYREQVKLLKNNFLEHDFDPEIITLRHNRPLQENGGFLALRSPFARTICSQLMEKGVFTDARGDILRMGPAPYITSKQITQSIKQLAEVVNSLNP, from the coding sequence ATGAATAGTATCGATCAATTAGCAACAAAACTAGCACCCCATTATTCATATTTTGATGTAAGCAACCGTCTTTTATTTACCGGCCACTCCCATCAGGCCTGGCCAAATGTAGCCTTAGAAGGACTCACTGATTCCTTTATGTCTGCAGCTACAGAAGTAGATACCAAGTGGGAGTCTGCTGCTGAACAAACAGAAATACTGCGTAATTACCTGCGCAATTATTATGATGATCCCAATGGGTTATACTGCCTGGGACAAAATACCCATCAGCTGCTGGTTTCTTGGCTTTCAAGTTTTGATCTCAACGAGAATCCCAAGGTCATTACAACAGATGGGGAATTTCATTCTATGTTTCGGCAGTTGCATCGGCTCAAAGAAGAGGGGCTGCAAGTAGCATCTGTCGATCCCTATTCAGATGGGATGGTAAATAATATTGAGCAACAAATTGACGACAACGTCTGTGCTATTATGCTCTCCCGCGTTTATTTCGAGAGTGGAATCGTTAATCAAAATATTTCTCCTATTGCAGAGCTGGCACGTAAACACAATATTCCTTTTTTGATCGATGATTACCACGGTACTAATGTCGTTCCGCTTTCTATTGCTGATCAAAATTTAGAAGACTGTTACTTTTTAATTGGCGGATATAAATATCTGCAATGGGGCGAGGGGAATTGCTTCCTGCGATTTCCAAAAGACTGCAAATTACGTCCCGCGATTACCGGATGGTTTGCTGAATTTGATGCACTTGACGAACCCCGAACTAATGACCTTGTAAGCTATGATGACGGTGACCAGCGTTTTGCCTCGGGAACGTACGATCCGGCCTCACAATTTCGGGCAGCCAAAGTCGTACAATTTTTTGAAGATCAAGGACTAACTCCCGATCTACTTCAACAACAATACCGAGAGCAAGTAAAATTGCTGAAAAACAATTTCTTAGAACATGATTTTGACCCGGAGATTATTACCCTTCGACATAATCGGCCGCTTCAAGAAAACGGGGGGTTTTTGGCGCTCCGTTCTCCCTTTGCCCGAACAATCTGTAGTCAATTAATGGAGAAAGGGGTCTTTACGGATGCCCGCGGTGATATCCTGCGGATGGGGCCGGCACCTTACATTACATCAAAACAAATTACACAGAGTATCAAACAACTAGCAGAAGTCGTCAACAGTTTAAACCCATAG
- a CDS encoding tryptophan 2,3-dioxygenase has translation MKLTYSDYLNIDQLLDLQQLRSEPEEHDEMLFVIIHQTYELWFKQVLHEMDKLRDDLEAGNTWGAVKTMKRILTILKTMVGQIDILETMTPLEFESFRGFLDEASGFQSVQFREVEILCGHRSSHMFKAHEDQPQYLSRMKQRMNEPTLWESFCSFLSQKGYDPEKPERKNDQGLVYDPSEKNQELLLDIMQNDNETAMLCELFVDFDEGMQEWRYRHVKMVERTIGDKSGTGGSSGVEYLRKTLHRRIFPDLWEIRSEI, from the coding sequence ATGAAACTCACCTACAGTGATTACCTCAATATTGATCAACTTCTTGATCTACAGCAGCTACGCTCGGAACCCGAAGAGCACGATGAGATGCTCTTTGTTATCATCCATCAAACGTATGAACTGTGGTTCAAGCAGGTATTACACGAAATGGATAAACTACGCGATGACCTCGAAGCGGGTAACACTTGGGGAGCGGTAAAAACCATGAAGCGGATCCTCACTATCCTAAAAACGATGGTGGGACAGATCGATATTCTTGAAACGATGACGCCGCTGGAATTCGAAAGTTTCCGTGGCTTTCTGGATGAAGCCAGTGGTTTCCAATCAGTACAATTTCGGGAAGTTGAAATATTATGCGGCCACCGCTCATCACACATGTTCAAAGCGCACGAAGATCAGCCACAATATCTTTCGCGCATGAAACAGCGCATGAATGAACCAACACTCTGGGAATCTTTTTGTTCATTTCTTTCCCAAAAGGGATATGATCCTGAAAAACCAGAAAGAAAAAATGATCAGGGCTTAGTATATGACCCTTCTGAAAAAAACCAGGAATTGCTGTTGGATATTATGCAGAATGATAACGAAACGGCCATGCTTTGCGAGCTGTTTGTTGACTTTGACGAGGGTATGCAAGAATGGAGATACCGACACGTCAAAATGGTGGAACGAACAATCGGCGACAAATCAGGAACGGGTGGTTCCAGCGGTGTTGAATACCTGCGAAAAACCCTGCACCGGCGTATCTTTCCTGACCTGTGGGAAATACGATCAGAAATTTAA
- a CDS encoding TatD family hydrolase, translating to MIDTHCHIYAEQFEDDLAEVLDRAAQAGVDHIFMPAINFDSLPKMEQIAHLEITFHKMAGIHPTDINEGTRTTEEELYGYCSQDDIVGVGETGLDYYWSDEYKSDQEQSLRIHCKVAKQLGKPIVLHNRDSTDELLNIIEDEQDGNLRGVWHSFTGLEEEGERAIDIGLALGIGGIFTFKNAGVDEAVAKLPLQHMILETDAPYLAPDPKRGKRNEPSFVKYTAQKLAEVQGFSFEKTVQITTSNALELFGISS from the coding sequence GTGATTGATACCCACTGCCATATTTATGCTGAACAGTTTGAAGATGATCTTGCGGAAGTTCTTGATCGCGCCGCGCAAGCGGGGGTAGATCATATCTTTATGCCGGCGATTAATTTTGATTCACTGCCAAAGATGGAACAGATCGCTCATCTGGAAATCACTTTCCATAAAATGGCGGGTATTCATCCAACAGATATTAATGAGGGCACCCGCACAACCGAAGAAGAACTTTATGGGTATTGCAGCCAAGATGATATTGTAGGGGTCGGAGAGACCGGTCTCGATTACTATTGGAGTGACGAATATAAATCTGATCAGGAGCAAAGCCTGCGCATTCATTGTAAAGTGGCAAAGCAGTTGGGTAAGCCAATTGTTTTACACAACCGGGATAGTACTGATGAGTTATTGAACATCATTGAGGATGAACAGGATGGAAATCTTAGGGGAGTATGGCACTCTTTTACAGGTTTGGAAGAAGAAGGGGAAAGAGCCATAGATATAGGACTTGCACTCGGTATAGGAGGAATCTTCACCTTTAAGAATGCCGGTGTTGATGAGGCGGTAGCCAAACTTCCTTTACAGCATATGATATTGGAGACGGATGCGCCCTACCTGGCACCTGATCCCAAAAGGGGAAAACGAAATGAACCTTCTTTTGTGAAATACACTGCTCAAAAATTAGCTGAAGTACAGGGCTTCTCTTTTGAAAAAACAGTCCAAATTACGACAAGTAATGCCTTGGAACTATTTGGAATCAGCAGTTAA
- a CDS encoding 4-phosphoerythronate dehydrogenase, which yields MINVLADRYLRNITSYLPDTINLDCYDPGNGVPDLTDTDALLIRTVTDINKRTMPAIPKRLSFVGTGSAGIDHVDTDYLTQCGITFSNSAGCNARSVAEYVAVCLLYWSEQQEENVEQMTIGILGVGHVGTQVIKLLNNLNITTVAYDPPRAEREENFDSATLQQILQCDILSFHTPLTHSGEHPTYHWLAEDKLNNQQFSLIINAARGGVIDEQAVCNAMTEDRVGDIIIDVWEGEPQLQLSTANQAFIITPHIAGYSIQAKRNASKFMVDAMLDHFDLERPSHSEEPDPRIIDPDVSPPDSLSAILDELHPLKTYEKKLQQIILQNSQKRGKLFNKLRAEFPLRQEFNQIQIPASYIDKFPILGKLGFSLTADSK from the coding sequence ATGATTAATGTTTTAGCTGATCGGTATCTGCGTAATATAACATCTTATCTGCCCGATACCATTAATCTCGACTGCTATGATCCGGGGAATGGGGTGCCTGACCTCACAGACACCGATGCTTTGCTCATTCGCACCGTCACGGATATCAACAAACGAACAATGCCTGCCATACCAAAACGCCTATCATTTGTGGGCACCGGGTCTGCGGGCATTGATCACGTTGATACGGATTATCTTACCCAGTGTGGAATTACATTTTCAAATTCAGCGGGATGCAATGCGCGATCTGTTGCCGAATATGTTGCTGTATGCCTTCTATATTGGAGCGAACAACAGGAAGAAAATGTAGAACAAATGACGATTGGTATTTTAGGCGTGGGACATGTTGGCACGCAGGTCATTAAGCTTTTGAATAACCTAAATATTACAACAGTAGCTTATGACCCACCGCGCGCTGAGCGTGAAGAAAACTTTGATTCTGCAACGCTACAACAAATCCTGCAATGCGATATCTTGTCCTTCCACACACCGCTAACCCACTCCGGAGAACATCCTACCTATCACTGGCTTGCTGAAGACAAACTCAACAATCAGCAATTTTCGCTCATTATTAATGCAGCCCGCGGTGGAGTGATCGACGAACAGGCTGTTTGCAATGCAATGACTGAGGACCGTGTGGGTGATATTATTATCGATGTTTGGGAAGGTGAGCCGCAGCTCCAACTGTCAACAGCTAATCAGGCATTTATTATCACGCCGCATATTGCCGGGTATTCAATACAAGCCAAAAGAAATGCCTCAAAATTCATGGTGGATGCTATGCTAGATCATTTTGACTTGGAAAGACCATCTCATAGCGAAGAACCTGATCCCAGAATCATTGATCCTGATGTCTCACCTCCTGACTCTCTTTCTGCGATACTAGATGAACTCCACCCGTTAAAAACATACGAGAAAAAACTGCAGCAGATCATTCTGCAAAACTCTCAAAAAAGAGGAAAACTCTTTAACAAACTTCGCGCTGAATTCCCCTTGCGGCAGGAATTCAACCAAATTCAGATTCCCGCTTCCTATATTGATAAGTTTCCCATACTTGGTAAGCTCGGCTTTTCCTTAACTGCTGATTCCAAATAG
- a CDS encoding thymidine phosphorylase, giving the protein MTLKSFNAGSIIQKKRNSEVLTRDEINTLINAYTKDLVPDYQMSAFLMATYLNGLNKDEVAALTHAMLHSGRVLDLSDIPGKKVDKHSTGGVGDKLSLILAPIVASYDVPVPMISGRGLGHTGGTLDKMESIPGFTVDMSLKRYQQILAECKMVMAGQTEDIAPADKRLYALRDVTATVESIPLIAGSIMSKKLAEGIDALVLDVKFGSGAFMKTIEDAKKLAQTLVAIGEDFGKETVAYLTNMNQPLGYKIGNWLEVEEAVNSLRGDGPEDVMEVTHMLAGTMIMLGDKAESVSKGIEMSKEAVHNGQAFDKWLQLTEAQDGDTEVLKDFDQYPKAEYDIEYSAPESGYLSAIDAYKIGMASLELGAGRKVKEDDIDPTAGIVLKHKVGAKIKKDETLAVGYTNNKESKETVTDMLAEAFTLSDDKPDQPPMITHRVDSKGIQEI; this is encoded by the coding sequence ATGACATTAAAATCATTCAATGCTGGATCAATTATTCAAAAAAAGAGAAATAGCGAGGTGTTGACCCGCGATGAGATCAACACCCTTATTAATGCCTATACTAAAGACCTGGTGCCGGATTATCAGATGAGTGCCTTTTTGATGGCAACCTATTTGAACGGTCTGAATAAGGATGAGGTTGCAGCTCTGACACATGCGATGCTGCATTCTGGCCGTGTACTGGATTTGAGCGACATTCCCGGCAAGAAAGTTGATAAGCACTCCACCGGTGGTGTGGGTGATAAGTTGTCGCTTATACTGGCACCTATCGTAGCTAGTTATGATGTGCCGGTGCCAATGATTTCGGGTCGCGGACTTGGTCATACAGGAGGTACACTTGATAAGATGGAGTCGATTCCCGGTTTTACCGTAGATATGTCGCTGAAACGCTATCAGCAGATTTTAGCAGAATGCAAGATGGTGATGGCTGGTCAAACCGAAGATATTGCCCCGGCTGATAAACGATTATACGCACTGCGTGATGTTACGGCTACGGTGGAGTCAATTCCGCTTATTGCCGGGAGTATTATGAGTAAAAAGTTGGCCGAAGGTATTGATGCCCTGGTACTGGATGTTAAGTTTGGGTCAGGTGCCTTCATGAAAACGATTGAGGATGCAAAAAAGCTGGCACAAACGTTAGTAGCTATTGGAGAAGATTTTGGCAAAGAGACTGTCGCATATCTCACAAATATGAATCAGCCGCTGGGATATAAAATCGGAAACTGGCTGGAGGTGGAAGAGGCCGTGAACTCACTACGTGGTGATGGACCAGAAGACGTAATGGAAGTAACACATATGTTGGCTGGTACTATGATTATGCTCGGCGATAAAGCAGAATCGGTATCTAAGGGTATCGAAATGAGCAAAGAAGCAGTTCATAATGGGCAGGCATTTGATAAATGGCTGCAGCTGACGGAAGCTCAGGATGGAGATACAGAAGTACTCAAGGATTTTGATCAGTACCCGAAGGCCGAATATGATATTGAATATAGTGCTCCTGAGTCGGGCTATCTGTCAGCGATTGATGCCTATAAGATAGGCATGGCTTCTTTAGAGCTGGGGGCTGGTCGAAAAGTCAAAGAAGATGATATAGATCCCACTGCTGGAATTGTGCTAAAGCATAAAGTTGGGGCAAAAATTAAAAAAGATGAAACATTAGCCGTGGGTTATACGAACAACAAAGAAAGCAAAGAAACAGTAACTGATATGTTAGCGGAAGCATTTACACTTTCTGATGATAAGCCCGATCAACCACCGATGATTACCCATCGTGTTGATAGTAAGGGTATTCAGGAAATATAG